The Engystomops pustulosus chromosome 1, aEngPut4.maternal, whole genome shotgun sequence genome has a window encoding:
- the FEM1C gene encoding protein fem-1 homolog C produces the protein MDLKTAVFNAARDGKLRLLSKLLENKAKDEVVMLMSEKTNGATPLLMAARYGHLDMVDYLLDQCSASVEIGGSVNFDGETIEGAPPLWAASAAGHLKVVQSLLDHGASVNNTTLTNSTPLRAACFDGHLEIVKYLVEHKADLEVANRHGHTCLMISCYKGHKEIAQFLLEKGADVNRKSVKGNTALHDCAESGSLEIMKMLLKYGARMEKDGYGMTPLLSASVTGHTNIVDFLTQHPQTIKTERINALELLGATFVDKKRDLLGALKYWKRAMDMRYSDRTNVISKPVPQALIMAYDYAKEVNTAEELDNLIADPDEMRMQALLIRERILGPSHPDTSYYIRYRGAVYADSGNFKRCINLWKYALDMQQNNLDPLSPMTASSLLSFAELFSFMLQDRAKGLFDTTVTFDDLMGVLCKSVLEIDRAVRHATTAPDQIQLNKALSIILHLICLLEKVPCSAEQEHFKKQNIYSFLKLHPKGKNNYSPLHLAVDKNTTCVGRYPVCKFPSLQVTAILLECGADVNVRDSEENSPLHVAALNNHPDIMNLLVKSGAHFDSTNAHHQTACDMLDEKEMAKNLIQPINHTTLQCLAARVIVKHNLQYRKQIPEKLESFVLLHR, from the exons ATGGATCTGAAGACGGCAGTTTTTAATGCCGCTCGCGATGGGAAGCTGCGCCTTCTTTCCAAGCTGCTGGAAAACAAGGCCAAAGATGAAGTTGTGATGTTGATGTCGGAGAAGACCAATGGGGCGACACCACTTTTAATGGCGGCTCGATATGGCCACCTGGATATGGTGGATTACTTGCTGGATCAGTGCAGTGCCTCTGTGGAAATAGGGGGATCTGTCAATTTTGATGGAGAGACCATAGAAGGGGCTCCACCTCTCTGGGCAGCATCGGCGGCAGGTCATCTGAAAGTTGTACAGTCCCTTCTGGATCACGGCGCGTCTGTGAACAACACAACCCTTACTAATTCTACTCCTCTAAGGGCAGCCTGTTTTGATGGGCATTTGGAGATTGTGAAGTATTTGGTAGAGCACAAAGCCGACTTGGAAGTAGCCAACCGTCATGGTCACACCTGTCTGATGATCTCCTGCTACAAAGGTCATAAAGAGATTGCTCAATTCCTTCTGGAAAAAGGAGCCGATGTTAATAGGAAGAGTGTGAAAG GAAATACTGCCTTGCATGACTGCGCTGAATCGGGAAGTTTGGAAATAATGAAAATGCTTCTTAAATATGGAGCTCGAATGGAAAAAGATGGATACGGTATGACTCCGCTGCTTTCTGCCAGTGTGACTGGCCACACAAATATTGTTGATTTCCTCACTCAGCACCCACAGACCATTAAAACCGAGCGAATCAATGCACTTGAACTCCTTGGGGCTACATTTGTTGACAAAAAGCGGGACCTTCTTGGTGCCTTAAAGTATTGGAAGAGAGCTATGGATATGAGATACAGTGATAGGACTAATGTCATCAGCAAGCCTGTGCCGCAGGCCCTGATCATGGCTTATGACTACGCCAAGGAGGTTAATACTGCGGAAGAGCTAGATAACCTTATTGCAGACCCAGACGAGATGAGGATGCAAGCGCTTTTAATAAGAGAACGAATCTTGGGTCCATCACATCCCGATACATCCTACTATATCCGGTACCGAGGCGCAGTTTATGCAGACTCTGGTAACTTCAAACGTTGCATTAATTTATGGAAGTACGCCTTGGACATGCAGCAGAACAACTTGGATCCTTTAAGTCCTATGACGGCAAGTAGTTTGCTTTCGTTTGCTGAGCTGTTTTCTTTCATGCTTCAGGACCGGGCCAAAGGCTTGTTTGACACTACAGTTACTTTTGATGACCTTATGGGTGTACTGTGTAAAAGTGTGTTAGAAATTGACCGAGCAGTCAGACATGCAACCACGGCGCCTGACCAAATCCAGTTAAACAAGGCCCTTTCTATAATTTTGCACTTGATCTGTTTGCTGGAGAAGGTACCCTGCAGCGCAGAGCAAGAGCACTTCAAAAAACAGAATATCTATAGTTTCCTTAAGCTGCATCCCAAAGGAAAAAACAACTATAGTCCTCTGCACCTGGCCGTGGACAAAAACACCACTTGTGTCGGCCGATACCCTGTTTGCAAATTTCCCTCTCTTCAGGTGACCGCCATTTTGTTGGAGTGTGGCGCCGATGTGAACGTCAGAGACTCTGAAGAGAACAGCCCGCTACACGTCGCAGCACTCAACAATCATCCAGATATCATGAATCTGCTTGTAAAATCCGGGGCACACTTTGACTCTACGAACGCGCACCACCAAACTGCCTGTGATATGCTGGACGAGAAGGAAATGGCCAAGAACTTGATCCAGCCCATCAATCACACCACTCTGCAATGTCTGGCCGCACGTGTGATTGTCAAACACAATCTACAGTACAGAAAACAAATCCCCGAAAAGCTGGAGAGCTTTGTCTTGCTTCATAGATGA